DNA from Pelodiscus sinensis isolate JC-2024 chromosome 1, ASM4963464v1, whole genome shotgun sequence:
GATGCGGTGCaagctcccccactcctcccagggtcCGGCTCAGCTGTGCACTAGGTTTGGGACCTTGTCATGtggtggcagggagaggcaggcacaaattttgcttttgcccccgggagcataacacccttgctatgcctctggtTGGCAACCCCATGAGTTGTGCATGGAAGGATTCGCCAGTATGTCAGGCTGAGAAAACACAGTAAAGTGAGACATGAATTTTATCTTTCTTTGATTGGCCAGTCAGTGAATCAGGGAGGAGAACCATGTCAGCAGCGAGCACCCCCAGGGAGATCTGTCTAAGGGCCAACACCTGAGGAGAAAACATTACTCCCTTTATGAGTAAACAGATGAAGCAGCCTATTCCGGATCTGCttggtcctcaccccgtagatgacAGGGTTCAGCATGGGGGGAACCAGAAGGTACACATTGGCAATGAAAACTTGGAAATAACTGGGCAAATTGTGGCCAAAACGAGATGTCAGGGAGGCAAACAGTgttgggatgtaaaaggctaagaTGACACAGACGTGCGAGCCGcaagtcccaaaagtcttgagccgggcgtcctttgtggggaggctgaaaatggccctgaggatctggataTAGGACAGGATGATAAAAGACACATCCAGACCAATCCTACAGGATAGCACAAAAaggccgtagtaactactgaTGCGGGTATCGGTACAGGCCAACCTCACCACATACATGTTCTCACACTGAgtgtgggggatgatgttggttctgcaatatggccactgccttgccagCAAGGGAAAAGCCAGTGTAAGAATGCTGCCACGCAACAGAATGACCAGGCCAATCTTCAGCACCAGggagtttgtcaggatggtggaatgtcgcagggggtggcagatggccacgtagcgatcaaaagCCATAGCTGCAAAGATCCCAGACTCTATCTCTGAAAAGCAGTGAATGaagtacatctgggtgaggcaggcactgaaatcgatctccctggaattgaaccagaagttTGCCAGAATTTTGGGCAGGGTAGATGTGGAGAGCACCAGATCAGTGACGGCcaacatgcagaggaaatagtacatgggtccATGGAGACTAGGTTCCCTCTTCACAATAAATAGGATAGCAAAGTTTCCCAAGATAGCTATGAcatacatggtgcagaaggggatggagatccagacatgggccacCTCCAGACCAGGAATGCCCAGtaagatgaaggtggaggggttggtgaaagCAGTTGTGTTGGCATCCGTCATGGAATGGGAGAGAAGCGATTCAACAGAGGCAGAACGGTGTCTCTTGAAGCAGATGCTCCACAGAGTTTCTGGATGGTCTAGGGTGATGGTCACAGTGCAAATACCTGGATGGAGACACAATGTGAATATGAGACACCATGTACACAACTGGAGGCTCTTCTCAAGGGTGAAGGAGATTTGTACTTTCTTCACACTCTGAAAAATATCACTTTCACTATCTAGAGACACGAATTTCAAAAAAATATACTAATAATTCCATGTTTGATGGTGCTCCATGGATCAAAAATATCTATACATTATGGTGCGTGAAACCTTAAAAGGTACCAGCAGGAAACGCACCCTAGGGAAAAGACCTGGCCATAACTGATAGCAACTCCATAGGAGTAACAGCTCATTCACGGCACAGGCTAAGGAAAGGGATGGAACAACAGCTGCTCCGGATATGTGCTCAGTTTTGTTCCCCCAATCTCTGTGAAGGAAACAGTAGGtagaaagtgatagaaatgtagccgtgttagtctggtgtagctgaaacaaaagtgctacatagtcctgtattttgtaggTAGAAAGGGAATTCTGAGGCTGGCGTTGAGAACAGGGGAGCTGTCATATGCAACCAGATTTAGAAATCTGCGACCGATAAAGGAGAGAAAAGTAAAAAACGGGACTCATTACATTACATTCAAATGGAGACAATGAGTAGAATTGCTAGTCAGTAATATCTCTAGTGACTAATTGCTCCAAAGGGCAAATTCTTCACAACTGTGTCAAACCATCAGCAAAACATATTGCGAGGAAAAGTTAGgcagaaaaatgaaaatgaaaattggggtttccccaaaaaaacccgaTTGCATGGTTAAGAAATTGGACAATTTGGCTAAAAATCCTGTTCGTTGGCTAAGTGAAGGTAGCTCTTAAGGGATTAAATGCCCCGTATCCCAATATGATACAAAGCTATTCAAATCGTAATGGCATATTGGCGtacattagaaggagcattgccagccagtctagagaagtgattattcccctttaatcagcactggtaaggccacatctggagcactgAGTCCAATTTTGGGCCTCCCCATTACAAAAAAGGTTTGTAGTTCCACTGGAGgaagtccagtggaaggcaacaaaaatgattatggggctgaagctgagggatttgggcttatttagtctgcagaagagaagagtgaggggggatttgagagcagccttcaattccCCAAAGGGGATTGCaaggagaatggagagaggctgttctcagtgacgaCGGATGGCAGAATGTGACTCAATGGTCTCATGTTGCAGTAGGGGagatctaggttagatattaggaaagaaTACTAgggggtggtgaagcgctgggatgggttccctagggagcggtggaatctccatccctagaggtgtttaagtcccggcttgacaaagccctggctgggctgattgagttgggttggtcctgctttgtgcagggggctggactggatgactcctgaggtctcttccagccctaggattctatacaATCTGAATGATGCCCTATGCCACTGGAAGGGCTTGCGGTTGTAGGTAATGGGAAGGGATGCCCTCCAAAAAGTGACATTTTGCCTATTGATGCTGGAGCAAATTCATCCCTGCGGCAAGGGGCTATTTACGATCTGTGCAGAGCAGAAGGGTTCCCAGACTTACCGTATCCTGTGGTGCCCTGGGTTTGTCGAGCAGGGGAGCTCCTCAGCCCAAGTTGAGCATTTCTGAGATGTGAGAGGAATTGGGCCgaaaggaatctgatgaggttcaacacggacaagtgcaaagtccttcctttgagatggaagaatcccaaccattgttacaggctggggacaacgggctaagcagcagttctgcagaaaaggacctggggattatagtgggtgagaagctggatatgagtcaagaatgcacccttgtagccaaagaggctaacagcatattagggtgcattaggtggagcattgccagcaaatccagaaaagtgattattcccctccaGTCAGCACTGacgaggccacagctggagtattacgtccaattctgggcccccattacagaaaggatgtggacgcattggagagggtccagaggagggcgatcaaaatgattcgggggctggagcacatgacctctgaggagaggctgagggagttgggtttgtttagtctgcagaagagcagaatgAGGGGGGGGTTGAGAGCAGCTTCCTGCTACCTGAAGGAGAGttgcaaagaggctggagagaggctggtctcagtggtgacgggtggcagaacgaggagcaatagtctcaaattTCAGAGCTAGAGCTCTagtttggatattgggaaaagctGTTTccacaggagggtggggaagggctgggaaggGTTATTTAGGGTGGGGGTGGGTTCTCCATCTCTAAAGGTTtataagtcctagcttgacaaagcaccagctgggttgattgagttggggttggtcgtgctttgggcagggggttggaccagatgactcctgaagtctcttccagccataggattctatgattctgtgccaGCTGAATGATCCCTGGTGCCACTGCAATGCAGAGACTTGCGGCTCTAGGTAATCATCCGGAAGAGGCACAGATACACAGAAAAGAGTCACATTTCGCATGGGGATACCGGCAAGGGCCCAGGACTGTTTATTTACGGGCTGTGCAGAGCAGAAAGGACCCCAGACTTACTCTCTATCCTGCGATGCCCTGGGTTTGTCGAGCAGGGGAGCTCCTCAGCTCGAGCTGGGTACCTCGGCCTGAGTTGGGTACCTTT
Protein-coding regions in this window:
- the LOC102452158 gene encoding olfactory receptor 52E8-like — protein: MTDANTTAFTNPSTFILLGIPGLEVAHVWISIPFCTMYVIAILGNFAILFIVKREPSLHGPMYYFLCMLAVTDLVLSTSTLPKILANFWFNSREIDFSACLTQMYFIHCFSEIESGIFAAMAFDRYVAICHPLRHSTILTNSLVLKIGLVILLRGSILTLAFPLLARQWPYCRTNIIPHTQCENMYVVRLACTDTRISSYYGLFVLSCRIGLDVSFIILSYIQILRAIFSLPTKDARLKTFGTCGSHVCVILAFYIPTLFASLTSRFGHNLPSYFQVFIANVYLLVPPMLNPVIYGVRTKQIRNRLLHLFTHKGSNVFSSGVGP